From the unidentified bacterial endosymbiont genome, one window contains:
- a CDS encoding DnaA inactivator Hda: MNGPAQLSLPLYLPDDETFASFWPGDNPSLLAALQNVLRQEHSGYIYIWSREGAGRSHLLHAACAELSARGDAVGYVPLDKRTWFVPDVLEGMEYLSLVCIDNIECVAGDEPWEMAIFNLYNRILESGKTRLLITGDRPPRQLNLGLPDLASRLDWGQIYKLQPLSDEDKLQALQLRAKQRGFELPEDVGRFLLKRLDREMRTLFDTLDQLDRASITAQRKLTIPFVKDILKL; encoded by the coding sequence CTGAACGGACCGGCACAGCTCTCACTGCCACTCTATTTACCTGACGACGAAACTTTCGCGAGTTTCTGGCCGGGTGATAACCCCTCTTTACTGGCGGCACTGCAAAACGTACTGCGTCAGGAACACAGCGGATACATCTATATCTGGTCACGCGAAGGCGCGGGACGCAGCCACCTGTTACATGCCGCCTGTGCGGAGCTTTCTGCCCGCGGGGATGCGGTAGGCTATGTGCCGCTGGATAAACGCACCTGGTTTGTGCCTGACGTGCTGGAGGGTATGGAATATCTCTCGCTGGTCTGCATCGACAATATCGAATGCGTGGCGGGGGATGAGCCATGGGAAATGGCGATCTTCAATCTCTACAACCGTATTCTGGAATCGGGTAAAACCCGGTTGCTGATAACCGGCGATCGTCCGCCGCGCCAGCTCAACCTGGGCTTGCCGGATCTGGCTTCGCGTCTGGACTGGGGACAAATTTATAAGCTGCAGCCGCTGTCTGATGAAGACAAGCTCCAGGCGCTACAGTTGCGCGCAAAGCAGCGCGGATTTGAACTGCCTGAAGACGTTGGCCGTTTCCTGCTCAAGCGTCTGGACAGGGAAATGCGCACGCTCTTTGATACCCTCGATCAGCTCGATCGCGCGTCTATTACTGCCCAGCGCAAGCTAACCATCCCGTTTGTGAAAGATATCCTCAAGCTTTAA
- the purM gene encoding phosphoribosylformylglycinamidine cyclo-ligase, translating to MTNKTSLSYKDAGVDIDAGNALVDRIKGVVKKTRRPEVMGGLGGFGALCALPQKYREPVLVSGTDGVGTKLRLAMDLKRHDTIGIDLVAMCVNDLVVQGAEPLFFLDYYATGKLDVDTAASVITGIAEGCLQSGCALVGGETAEMPGMYHGEDYDVAGFCVGVVEKSEIIDGSKVADGDVLVALASSGPHSNGYSLVRKILEVSGCDPLTTELDGKPLADSLLAPTRIYVKNVLELIENVDVHAIAHLTGGGFWENIPRVLPDNTQAVIDESSWQWPSVFTWLQTAGNVSAHEMYRTFNCGVGMVIALPASEADKAITLLTEKGENAWKIGIIKASDSEQRVVIE from the coding sequence GTGACCAACAAAACTTCTCTCAGCTATAAAGATGCCGGTGTTGATATTGACGCAGGTAATGCGCTGGTTGACCGAATCAAAGGTGTGGTGAAAAAAACCCGCCGCCCGGAAGTGATGGGTGGCCTGGGGGGATTCGGCGCACTGTGCGCGCTGCCGCAAAAATATCGTGAACCTGTTCTGGTCTCGGGTACTGACGGTGTAGGAACAAAACTGCGCCTGGCGATGGATCTTAAGCGTCACGACACGATCGGTATCGATCTGGTGGCAATGTGTGTAAATGACCTGGTCGTACAGGGCGCGGAGCCGCTGTTCTTCCTCGATTACTACGCCACCGGCAAACTGGACGTAGACACCGCCGCCAGCGTGATTACCGGTATCGCCGAAGGCTGCCTGCAGTCCGGCTGTGCGCTGGTGGGCGGCGAAACGGCTGAAATGCCGGGCATGTACCACGGTGAAGATTATGACGTCGCCGGCTTCTGCGTCGGGGTGGTAGAAAAATCAGAAATTATCGACGGCAGCAAAGTGGCTGACGGCGACGTGCTGGTTGCGCTGGCTTCCAGCGGCCCGCACTCCAACGGCTACTCTCTGGTGCGTAAAATCCTCGAGGTGAGCGGCTGTGACCCGCTGACCACCGAACTTGATGGCAAACCACTGGCCGATAGCCTGCTCGCCCCGACCCGTATCTACGTGAAAAACGTGCTGGAGCTTATCGAAAATGTCGACGTTCACGCCATTGCTCACCTGACCGGCGGCGGCTTCTGGGAAAACATTCCCCGCGTGCTGCCGGATAACACCCAGGCCGTAATCGATGAATCATCCTGGCAGTGGCCGTCCGTCTTTACCTGGCTGCAAACCGCGGGCAACGTGAGCGCTCACGAAATGTATCGCACCTTCAACTGCGGCGTAGGCATGGTTATCGCCCTGCCGGCAAGCGAGGCGGATAAGGCCATTACGCTGCTGACGGAGAAAGGTGAAAACGCGTGGAAAATCGGTATTATCAAAGCATCCGATTCCGAACAGCGCGTGGTCATTGAATGA
- the upp gene encoding uracil phosphoribosyltransferase has translation MKIVEVKHPLVKHKLGLMREHDISTKRFRELASEVGSLLTYEATSDLETEKVTIEGWNGPVQVEQIKGKKITVVPILRAGLGMMEGVLENVPSARISVVGIYRNEETLEPVPYFQKLVSNIDERMALVVDPMLATGGSMIATIDLLKNAGCSSIKVLVLVAAPEGIAALEKAHPDVELYTASVDQGLNEHGYIIPGLGDAGDKIFGTK, from the coding sequence ATGAAGATTGTTGAAGTGAAGCACCCACTCGTTAAACACAAGCTGGGCCTGATGCGTGAGCATGACATCAGCACGAAGCGTTTTCGCGAACTGGCCTCTGAAGTGGGCAGCCTGCTGACCTACGAAGCGACCTCCGATCTGGAAACTGAAAAAGTGACCATCGAAGGCTGGAACGGCCCGGTGCAGGTTGAGCAGATTAAAGGTAAAAAAATTACCGTGGTGCCAATCCTGCGTGCGGGTCTCGGCATGATGGAAGGCGTACTGGAGAACGTACCCAGCGCACGTATCAGCGTAGTCGGTATCTACCGTAATGAAGAGACGCTGGAGCCGGTTCCGTACTTCCAGAAGCTGGTGTCTAACATCGACGAGCGTATGGCGCTGGTGGTTGACCCTATGCTGGCGACCGGCGGGTCTATGATTGCGACCATCGACCTGCTGAAAAATGCGGGCTGTAGCAGCATTAAGGTGCTGGTACTGGTTGCGGCCCCGGAAGGGATCGCGGCGCTGGAAAAAGCCCACCCGGACGTTGAACTGTATACGGCGTCCGTCGACCAGGGGCTGAACGAGCACGGGTACATTATCCCGGGGCTTGGCGATGCCGGCGATAAGATTTTTGGAACGAAGTAA
- the bglK gene encoding beta-glucoside kinase BglK, producing the protein MKIAAFDIGGTALKMGVATTQGVLLQTAKAAIKHSDGDAILTQMLNWVTLHPDLEGIAISAPGYVNPHTGFIEMGGAIRRFDHFAMKAWLVQHTGLPVTVENDANCVLLAERWQGKAAEVNNFLVLTIGTGIGGAIFCNGQVVHGARFRAGEFGYMLTERADSRRVARHSMNENCTLRTLRQRYADHYGLAFDEVTGEAIFDAYDAGNAACRRLVDDFLNGIATGLYNLANVFDPHVIFIGGGIAERPGFMDLLRTHLAWFGIAEIADVVSHGNRAGLIGAVYHFRQQYPSAISNIE; encoded by the coding sequence ATGAAAATCGCTGCATTTGACATTGGTGGTACCGCATTAAAAATGGGGGTTGCCACTACGCAAGGGGTACTGCTGCAGACGGCTAAGGCCGCCATTAAACACAGTGATGGTGACGCTATTCTTACGCAGATGCTCAACTGGGTGACGCTGCACCCGGACCTCGAAGGCATCGCCATCAGCGCGCCGGGGTACGTTAATCCGCATACCGGCTTTATTGAGATGGGCGGGGCCATCCGTCGGTTTGATCATTTCGCGATGAAGGCCTGGCTTGTGCAACACACGGGTTTACCCGTTACTGTCGAAAATGACGCCAACTGCGTGCTGCTGGCCGAGCGATGGCAGGGCAAAGCGGCGGAGGTCAATAACTTTCTGGTGCTCACTATCGGCACTGGTATCGGCGGGGCGATTTTCTGCAACGGCCAGGTGGTACACGGCGCCCGTTTCCGGGCCGGAGAGTTTGGCTACATGTTGACCGAACGCGCTGATTCCAGACGCGTCGCTCGCCATTCCATGAATGAAAACTGCACCCTGCGCACGCTTCGCCAACGCTATGCCGACCATTATGGTCTCGCGTTTGATGAGGTTACCGGGGAGGCTATTTTTGACGCTTACGATGCCGGTAACGCGGCATGCCGTCGCCTGGTCGACGACTTTCTCAACGGCATCGCGACAGGGCTTTACAACCTGGCGAACGTCTTCGACCCACACGTCATTTTCATCGGCGGCGGTATAGCAGAGCGTCCCGGGTTTATGGATTTACTCCGCACCCATCTCGCATGGTTTGGTATCGCGGAGATCGCCGATGTCGTGAGCCACGGCAACCGTGCCGGACTGATTGGCGCGGTTTACCACTTCAGACAGCAGTATCCGTCAGCCATCAGCAACATTGAATGA
- the ppk1 gene encoding polyphosphate kinase 1 produces MGQEKLYIEKELSWLAFNERVLQEAADKSNPLIERMRFLGIYSNNLDEFYKVRFAELKRRIIISEEQGLNSHSRHLLGKIQSRVMKADQEFDALYNELLLEMARNQIFLINERQLSANQQTWLRHYFKHYLRQHITPILITRETDLVQFLKDDYTYLAVEIIRGDNISYALLEIPSDKVPRFVNLPPETPRRRKPMILLDNILRYCLDDIFKGFFDYDALNAYSMKMTRDAEYDLVHEMEASLMELMSSSLKQRLTAEPVRFVYQRDMPDAMVEMLRDKLTISRYDSIIPGGRYHNFKDFIGFPNVGKANLVNKPLPRLRHLWFDKFRNGFDAIRERDVLLYYPYHTFEHVLELLRQASFDPNVLAIKINIYRVAKDSRIIDAMIHAAHNGKKVTVVVELQARFDEAANIHWARRLTEAGVHVIFSAPGLKIHAKLFLISRKEGDDVVRYAHIGTGNFNEKTARIYTDYSLLTADARITNEVRRVFNFIENPYRPVSFDYLLVSPQNSRRLLYDMIDKEIANAQKGISSGITLKLNNLVDKGLVDRLYAASSSGVPVNLLIRGMCSLIPELEGISDNIRVISIVDRYLEHDRIYIFDNAGDKQVYLSSADWMTRNIDYRIEVAAPLLDPRLKQQILDIIEILFSDTVKARHIDKELSNRYVPRGNRRKVRSQLAIYDYIKSLEQPD; encoded by the coding sequence ATGGGTCAGGAAAAGTTATATATTGAGAAAGAGCTAAGCTGGTTAGCCTTTAACGAGCGCGTCCTTCAGGAAGCGGCGGACAAAAGTAACCCGCTGATTGAGCGTATGCGTTTTTTAGGTATTTATTCCAATAACCTGGATGAGTTCTATAAGGTTCGTTTTGCCGAACTGAAGCGACGCATCATCATCAGCGAAGAACAGGGGCTGAACTCCCATTCGCGCCATCTGCTTGGAAAAATCCAGTCTCGCGTAATGAAAGCCGATCAGGAGTTTGATGCTCTCTATAATGAGCTGCTACTGGAAATGGCACGCAACCAAATTTTCTTGATCAACGAACGCCAGCTTTCCGCCAACCAGCAAACCTGGCTGCGTCATTACTTTAAACACTATCTGCGCCAGCACATTACCCCCATTCTGATCACCCGCGAAACCGATCTGGTGCAGTTCCTGAAGGATGACTACACCTACCTGGCGGTGGAAATTATTCGCGGTGACAACATTAGCTATGCGCTACTGGAAATTCCGTCCGATAAGGTTCCGCGCTTTGTGAACCTACCGCCGGAAACCCCGCGTCGACGCAAGCCGATGATTTTGTTGGATAACATCCTGCGCTACTGTCTGGACGACATTTTCAAAGGCTTTTTCGATTACGACGCGCTCAACGCCTATTCCATGAAGATGACCCGCGACGCTGAATATGACCTGGTGCACGAGATGGAAGCCAGCCTGATGGAGCTGATGTCCTCCAGCCTCAAGCAGCGCCTGACGGCAGAGCCTGTACGTTTTGTCTATCAGCGCGATATGCCTGATGCCATGGTCGAAATGCTGCGCGATAAGCTCACCATCTCCCGCTATGACTCCATCATTCCCGGCGGGCGTTACCACAACTTTAAAGACTTCATTGGCTTCCCGAACGTTGGCAAAGCCAATCTGGTGAACAAACCGCTGCCGCGCCTGCGTCATCTCTGGTTTGATAAATTCCGAAACGGTTTTGATGCCATCCGCGAACGCGATGTCTTGCTTTACTATCCGTACCATACCTTTGAACATGTGCTGGAACTGTTGCGCCAGGCATCATTCGACCCGAACGTGCTGGCTATCAAAATCAACATCTACCGTGTGGCAAAAGATTCACGCATTATCGATGCGATGATCCACGCGGCGCATAACGGCAAGAAAGTCACCGTGGTGGTTGAGCTGCAGGCACGTTTCGACGAAGCAGCCAACATTCACTGGGCGCGCCGTCTGACCGAAGCGGGCGTTCACGTTATTTTCTCCGCGCCGGGGTTGAAAATTCACGCTAAGCTGTTCCTGATCTCCCGTAAAGAGGGGGACGATGTGGTGCGCTATGCCCACATCGGTACCGGTAACTTTAACGAGAAGACCGCGCGGATTTATACCGATTATTCGCTACTGACCGCCGATGCGCGTATTACAAACGAGGTGCGTCGGGTGTTTAACTTTATTGAGAACCCGTACCGCCCGGTGAGCTTCGATTATCTGCTGGTGTCGCCGCAAAACTCGCGCCGCCTGCTGTACGATATGATCGATAAAGAGATCGCCAATGCGCAGAAAGGGATATCGTCCGGTATTACGCTCAAGCTCAATAACCTCGTCGATAAAGGTCTGGTTGACCGGCTGTATGCCGCCTCCAGCTCCGGGGTACCGGTTAACCTGCTGATCCGCGGTATGTGTTCGCTGATCCCGGAGCTGGAAGGCATCAGTGATAATATTCGCGTGATCAGCATTGTTGACCGCTACCTGGAACACGACAGGATCTACATTTTTGATAATGCGGGCGACAAGCAGGTTTATCTCTCTTCTGCGGACTGGATGACGCGCAACATTGATTATCGAATTGAAGTCGCGGCTCCGCTGTTGGATCCCCGTCTGAAACAGCAGATCCTCGACATTATCGAGATTTTGTTTAGCGATACGGTGAAAGCTCGCCATATCGACAAAGAACTCAGTAACCGCTATGTGCCGCGCGGCAACCGCCGCAAAGTACGGTCACAACTGGCGATTTACGACTATATCAAATCACTCGAGCAACCCGATTAA
- the uraA gene encoding uracil permease, which translates to MTRRAIGVSERPPLLQTIPLSLQHLFAMFGATVLVPILFHINPATVLLFNGVGTLLYLFICKGKIPAYLGSSFAFISPVLLLLPLGYEVALGGFIMCGVLFCLVAFIVKKAGTGWLDVMFPPAAMGAIVAVIGLELAQVAANMAGLLPADGQLPDTKTIIISLVTLGVTVFGSVLFRGFLAIIPILIGVLAGYALSFAMGIVDTRIIADAHWFALPTFYTPRFEWFAIFTILPAALVVIAEHVGHLVVTANIVKRDLIREPGLHRSMFANGLSTVISGFFGSTPNTTYGENIGVMAITRVYSTWVIGGAAIIAILLSCVGKLAAAIQAIPIPVMGGVSLLLYGVIGASGIRVLIESKVDYNKAQNLILTSVILIIGVSGAKVHIGAAELKGMALATIVGVGLSLIFKLISVIRPEEEILDADDSEKAPH; encoded by the coding sequence ATGACGCGCCGTGCTATCGGGGTGAGTGAAAGACCGCCGCTTTTACAGACGATCCCGCTTAGTTTGCAGCATCTTTTCGCCATGTTTGGCGCAACCGTGCTGGTGCCAATCCTGTTTCACATTAACCCGGCTACCGTTTTGCTGTTCAACGGCGTGGGTACGCTGCTGTATCTTTTCATCTGTAAGGGCAAAATCCCGGCGTATCTGGGGTCTAGCTTTGCCTTTATCTCGCCGGTGTTGCTGTTGCTACCGTTGGGATATGAAGTCGCATTGGGCGGGTTTATCATGTGCGGCGTACTGTTCTGCCTGGTTGCTTTTATTGTGAAAAAAGCCGGTACGGGCTGGCTGGACGTGATGTTCCCACCGGCGGCAATGGGCGCAATCGTTGCCGTCATCGGTCTTGAGCTGGCGCAGGTGGCGGCGAACATGGCGGGACTGCTGCCTGCTGACGGCCAGTTACCGGACACCAAAACCATTATTATTTCGCTGGTGACATTGGGGGTGACGGTATTTGGTTCCGTACTGTTCCGCGGCTTTCTGGCAATTATCCCGATTCTTATCGGCGTGCTGGCGGGCTATGCGCTCTCATTTGCGATGGGTATTGTTGATACCCGTATTATTGCCGACGCGCACTGGTTCGCGCTGCCAACCTTCTATACGCCACGTTTCGAATGGTTTGCCATCTTCACTATTCTGCCCGCTGCGCTGGTGGTGATTGCGGAGCATGTGGGTCACCTGGTAGTCACGGCGAATATCGTTAAGCGCGATCTGATCCGCGAACCGGGCCTGCACCGTTCAATGTTTGCTAACGGTCTTTCTACCGTTATCTCCGGTTTCTTTGGCTCCACGCCTAATACCACGTATGGCGAAAATATTGGCGTCATGGCGATTACCCGCGTTTACAGCACCTGGGTTATCGGCGGTGCGGCGATTATTGCCATCCTGCTCTCTTGCGTAGGCAAGCTGGCCGCGGCTATCCAGGCCATCCCGATCCCGGTGATGGGCGGTGTGTCTCTGCTACTGTACGGCGTCATTGGGGCATCCGGTATTCGCGTGCTGATTGAATCTAAAGTCGATTACAACAAAGCGCAGAACCTGATCCTGACCTCCGTTATTCTGATTATCGGCGTGAGCGGTGCGAAGGTGCATATCGGTGCGGCAGAGCTGAAAGGAATGGCGCTGGCGACTATCGTGGGTGTCGGCCTGAGCCTGATCTTCAAACTGATCTCCGTGATCCGTCCGGAAGAAGAAATACTCGACGCCGACGACAGCGAAAAAGCCCCCCATTGA
- the purN gene encoding phosphoribosylglycinamide formyltransferase, with amino-acid sequence MKNIVVLISGNGSNLQAIIDACEQKKINGTIRAVFSNKADAFGLERAREANIPAHALEASQFAGREAFDRELVQEMDAYAPDVVVLAGYMRILSPAFVAHYAGRLLNIHPSLLPKYPGLHTHRQALENGDEEHGTSVHFVTDELDGGPVILQAKVPVFEGDDEDDVTERVQTQEHAIYPLVVSWLVDGRLEMRDGAAWLDGVQLPAQGYAAQE; translated from the coding sequence ATGAAAAACATCGTGGTGCTCATTTCTGGCAACGGAAGTAATTTGCAGGCCATTATTGACGCCTGCGAACAGAAAAAAATCAATGGCACCATTCGGGCAGTATTCAGCAACAAGGCCGACGCATTCGGCCTTGAGCGTGCGCGGGAAGCGAATATTCCCGCCCATGCGCTGGAAGCCAGTCAGTTCGCTGGCCGTGAAGCGTTTGACCGTGAACTGGTCCAGGAAATGGATGCCTACGCACCGGACGTTGTGGTGCTGGCGGGTTATATGCGGATCCTCAGCCCGGCATTTGTGGCGCACTATGCGGGACGGCTGCTCAACATTCACCCTTCCCTGCTACCGAAATATCCCGGTCTGCATACGCACCGCCAGGCGCTTGAGAACGGCGATGAAGAGCATGGCACCTCCGTGCATTTTGTCACCGACGAGCTGGACGGGGGGCCGGTTATTCTGCAGGCGAAAGTGCCGGTCTTTGAAGGCGACGACGAAGATGACGTGACCGAACGCGTGCAGACCCAGGAGCACGCTATCTACCCGCTGGTGGTGAGCTGGTTGGTCGACGGACGTCTTGAAATGCGCGATGGCGCCGCCTGGCTGGACGGCGTTCAGCTTCCTGCGCAAGGTTATGCGGCGCAGGAGTAA
- a CDS encoding 6-phospho-beta-glucosidase, whose amino-acid sequence MSGFKAGFLWGGAVAAHQLEGGWKEGGKGISVADVMTAGAHGVPREITNGVLQGKNYPNHEAIDFYHRYKEDIRLFAEMGFKCFRTSIAWTRIFPKGDESEPNEAGLKFYDDLFDECLKYGIEPVITLSHFEMPFHLVTEYGGWRNRKLIDFFVRFAAVVFQRYQHKVKYWMTFNEINNQANFHEDFAPFTNSGLKYEPGEEREPVMFQAAHYELVASALAVKAGREINPSLQIGCMIAMCPIYPLTCAPDDMMMAMNAMHRRYWFTDVHVRGKYPQHLLNYFERRGFALDITEEDKAALKQGCVDYIGFSYYMSFTTKATADNPGLDYDESKSLVSNPYVQKSDWGWQIDPVGLRYSLNWFWDHYQLPLFIVENGFGAIDVQERDGTVNDQYRIDYLAAHISEMKKAVVEDGVDLMGYTPWGCIDLVSAGTGEMKKRYGFIFVDKDNEGNGTLNRSKKKSFDWYQQVIASNGEQL is encoded by the coding sequence ATGTCAGGATTTAAAGCAGGTTTTCTGTGGGGCGGCGCGGTTGCCGCGCATCAACTGGAAGGCGGCTGGAAAGAGGGCGGCAAAGGGATAAGCGTGGCCGATGTCATGACCGCTGGCGCACACGGCGTGCCGCGTGAAATTACCAACGGTGTCCTGCAGGGCAAAAATTACCCTAACCACGAAGCCATCGACTTCTATCATCGCTATAAAGAAGACATCAGACTCTTTGCCGAAATGGGCTTCAAATGCTTCCGTACCTCTATCGCCTGGACGCGTATTTTCCCGAAAGGCGATGAGTCTGAGCCTAACGAGGCTGGCCTGAAATTCTATGACGATCTGTTCGACGAGTGCCTGAAGTACGGCATTGAGCCGGTCATTACCTTGTCGCACTTCGAGATGCCTTTCCACCTGGTCACCGAATACGGCGGCTGGCGAAACCGTAAGCTGATCGATTTTTTTGTTCGCTTTGCGGCGGTGGTCTTCCAGCGCTACCAGCATAAAGTGAAATACTGGATGACCTTTAACGAGATCAACAACCAGGCTAACTTCCACGAAGATTTTGCGCCGTTTACCAACTCCGGGCTGAAGTACGAGCCGGGTGAAGAGCGCGAGCCGGTCATGTTCCAGGCTGCGCATTATGAGCTGGTGGCGAGCGCCCTGGCGGTGAAAGCGGGACGCGAAATTAACCCGTCGCTGCAGATCGGCTGCATGATTGCTATGTGCCCAATCTATCCGCTCACCTGCGCGCCTGATGACATGATGATGGCGATGAACGCCATGCATCGTCGCTACTGGTTCACCGACGTCCACGTGCGCGGTAAGTATCCGCAGCATCTGCTTAACTACTTCGAACGTCGTGGTTTCGCGCTGGATATTACCGAAGAAGATAAAGCGGCCCTCAAACAGGGCTGTGTGGACTACATCGGTTTCAGCTATTACATGTCCTTTACCACCAAAGCGACGGCGGATAACCCAGGGCTTGATTACGACGAGAGTAAGAGCCTGGTCTCCAACCCTTACGTGCAAAAATCTGACTGGGGCTGGCAGATTGACCCGGTAGGGCTACGCTACTCGCTCAACTGGTTCTGGGATCACTATCAGTTGCCGCTGTTTATCGTTGAAAACGGCTTTGGCGCTATAGACGTGCAGGAGCGCGACGGCACGGTGAACGACCAGTACCGCATTGATTATCTCGCGGCACACATCAGCGAGATGAAAAAAGCGGTAGTGGAAGATGGCGTTGATCTGATGGGCTATACCCCGTGGGGCTGTATCGACCTGGTTTCCGCCGGTACCGGTGAAATGAAAAAACGCTACGGTTTTATCTTTGTCGATAAAGACAACGAGGGCAACGGCACGCTCAACCGCAGTAAGAAAAAGTCGTTTGACTGGTATCAGCAGGTGATTGCCAGCAATGGCGAGCAGCTATAA
- the ppx gene encoding exopolyphosphatase, whose amino-acid sequence MPINDKTPRPQEFAAVDLGSNSFHMVIAREVDGAMQIIGRLKQRVHLADGLDARSMLSEEAMERGLNCLSLFAERLQGFSPSSVCIVGTHTLRQALNASEFLKRAEKVIPYPIEIISGNEEARLIFMGVEHTQPEKGRKLVIDIGGGSTELVIGEDFEPRLVESRRMGCVSFAQMYFPGGVISRENFQRARMAAIQKLENLAWQYRIQGWNVALGASGSIKAAHEVLLEMGEKDGNITPERLTLLTDEVLKHKTFDALSLPGLSEERKSVFVPGLAILCGVFDALAIKELRLSDGALREGVLYEMEGRFRHQDIRSRTAQSLANQYNIDREQAKRVLETTVQMYDQWQEQNPKLAHPQLAALLKWAAMLHEVGLNINHSGMHRHSAYILQNSDLPGFNQEQQTMMATLVRYHRKAIKLDDLPRFTLFKKKQFLPLIQLLRLGVLLNNQRQATTTPPTLKLKTDDHHWTLSFPHDWFSQNALVLLDLEKEQQYWEAVTGWLLKIEEESADVAA is encoded by the coding sequence ATGCCGATAAATGATAAGACCCCACGACCGCAGGAGTTTGCCGCGGTCGATCTTGGTTCTAACAGTTTCCACATGGTCATCGCCCGTGAGGTGGATGGTGCGATGCAGATCATCGGTCGTTTGAAGCAGCGTGTGCATCTGGCCGATGGCCTGGACGCGCGCAGCATGCTCAGCGAAGAGGCGATGGAGCGAGGCTTAAACTGCCTGTCGCTGTTTGCTGAACGCCTGCAGGGCTTTTCGCCGTCCAGCGTCTGCATTGTTGGCACACATACGTTACGCCAGGCGCTGAACGCCTCCGAGTTCCTCAAGCGTGCGGAAAAAGTGATCCCCTATCCCATAGAGATAATCTCCGGCAACGAAGAAGCGCGGCTGATCTTTATGGGCGTGGAGCATACGCAGCCGGAAAAAGGCCGCAAGCTGGTTATCGATATCGGCGGCGGCTCAACGGAGCTGGTGATTGGGGAAGACTTTGAGCCTCGGCTGGTCGAAAGCCGCCGTATGGGCTGCGTCAGTTTTGCGCAGATGTATTTCCCGGGCGGCGTAATTAGCCGGGAAAACTTTCAGCGCGCACGTATGGCCGCCATTCAGAAACTGGAAAACCTGGCCTGGCAGTACCGAATCCAGGGCTGGAACGTGGCGCTGGGCGCCTCCGGCTCGATTAAAGCCGCACATGAAGTGCTGCTGGAGATGGGTGAAAAAGATGGGAATATCACCCCTGAGCGGCTGACGCTGCTTACCGATGAAGTCCTTAAACATAAAACCTTCGACGCACTGAGCCTGCCGGGTCTCTCGGAAGAGCGAAAATCGGTGTTTGTGCCGGGTCTTGCGATTCTGTGCGGGGTTTTCGATGCGCTGGCGATTAAGGAGCTACGTCTCTCCGACGGCGCGCTGCGCGAAGGGGTGTTGTATGAGATGGAAGGCCGCTTCCGTCACCAGGATATTCGCAGCCGCACTGCGCAAAGCCTGGCTAATCAGTACAACATCGACCGCGAACAGGCGAAACGCGTGCTGGAAACCACCGTTCAAATGTACGATCAGTGGCAGGAACAGAATCCGAAGCTGGCGCATCCGCAGCTTGCTGCCTTGCTGAAGTGGGCGGCCATGCTCCACGAAGTGGGACTGAATATTAACCACAGCGGCATGCACCGACATTCCGCCTATATTCTGCAAAACAGCGATCTGCCCGGCTTCAACCAGGAGCAGCAAACCATGATGGCCACGCTGGTTCGCTACCATCGTAAAGCCATAAAGCTCGACGATTTGCCGCGCTTTACGCTGTTCAAGAAAAAGCAGTTCCTGCCGCTTATCCAGCTGCTGCGTCTCGGCGTGCTGCTTAACAATCAACGCCAGGCGACAACGACGCCGCCGACGTTAAAGCTGAAAACCGACGATCATCACTGGACGCTGAGCTTCCCGCATGACTGGTTTAGCCAGAATGCGCTGGTACTGCTGGATCTGGAAAAAGAGCAGCAGTACTGGGAAGCGGTCACCGGCTGGCTTCTGAAGATTGAAGAAGAGAGCGCCGACGTTGCCGCGTAA